A stretch of DNA from Acomys russatus chromosome 4, mAcoRus1.1, whole genome shotgun sequence:
CAAGGGCCCAGCAGCACCAGAAAGTTcaatgttcttccagaggacttgggttcgtTTCCTAGCACCACAACACTCTTTTCTGGTTCTacaagcactgcacacacatggcatacatgcagacaaaatacctatGCATATAAAAGTGAGTATTAAGGCATAGTAAATAAGATATGACCCTAGGAGAAGGAATAGAAGAGCAAGTAGAATGGGAACTGAGTGAGTACCCATGTACCATTATAATCATGTAACTGAGGACTGAAAAGATGGGGGCCTGCAactcaattcccaacacccacatggcagttcataattgtaactccatgatctgacactCTTCACACTGACATACTTGCAGGCACAACACCAATCTATGAACATTAAGTAAATtgttatgggttttttgttttacttattctCAAGTAGGACTCTTCCTTGAGAACATGTGGCTCTCTAAAGGAAAAGGCCAAACTGTTGCTAGGGTGAATGCTTCTCCAGAGTCAGCCAAAAGTGGATGAAAAGGTGGCACCTTTTCACTAACCCTGCCTTCTTTGGATACCCACTCACCACACCAAACACTCACGCTGACACTGGTCCATTTCCTGTTCTTGGCATCTCTGTACTCTGTTGGTCCAACTCAGACAGCAGCTTTAAAATGTTGAGTGCAGCCTAGAAGGGTGGAAGGAATAGTCAAACTACAGGGAACAGGCTACAGTGATAAGAAAGGTACACCACAAATGGGTGGTGAGAccggacttctctgtgtagccctgactgccctggaactctgtaggCCTCAGagtctgcctcctcagtgctgggattaaaggtgtgtgtcaccaccacccagcacaactatttaaaattttggttCTTCCCAATAAGATGTTGAATCCTGCTCAACAAAAtctctcccatatttctctctaAATTGGACGAGTGCCATTATGTTCATTAAGTGACCACCAAAGTTCATGTGTGCCAACTCCTTTGAACACTGCCAGAATGTCATGTCTCTCTTCCTGGGGCCACTAATAAACTGGTCAGCAGAATGCGCCAGCTCCTCCCTGCACCCTTTGGGGGCCACATACCATATCATGACACGACTCTACATCCTTGCCTATGCCATGGCTGACAAGAGGCGGGTGCGAGGAGCAGTTGATAAGAGAAACACACTCGTTCTTGTTGTTCTTCGGGAAGTCTTTGTATTCAACCTACAGGGAAACAACACATCACTGCTGTTTCCCCAGCCCAGAAGCCTGCTCTCTCCTAATCTAGTGGTTTAGGTTTTAAGTGCTGTTTTCTAAGGCAAGTGTCTCCTCTCCCTACAGGCTTGTCCTACTTCTATAGCAAGGGGCTATGCACATGGTAGATTTATGTGGACATCCAAGAacaacttgctggagttggttctttccccAACAATACAAAACTCAAGGTTGTTGAGTTTTATGCGATAGGCCAGTTTGTCGCACTAGAGCTGTCCCTCTAACTCTTTCTCCGGCACAGAACCACATTATACATCCAAACTCTTAGACAAAGCATATAATCGCACCCTTTCTTGTTTCTGTAAtactggggacagaactcagggtcTTGCACGTACTGTACTACAACTATACAAGTATTATACAAAGCAGGAAGAACCTGACTTAAAAACACTATAAAGGTCATCCTGAGGACCGGAGATGAGCACACAAAAGCAGTTACCTGGAATCCCTGGGCTCTGGAAAGGTAGTAGAGTTGCTCTGAGGGTCTTGTGCGAGGTCCATGGGGTACGTGGCCTGAAGAGATGTTACTCTTTAAAATGGTCTCGGCTGTGGGCGAGGTGCCCCCGTACAACAACTCGCGGGCTATCATGGCAGTTACCGTGGCCTTGGCAGGATTTGGAGCTGCCCTGTTGAAATCTTTGGTGTGGTGTCCTTGACTAACCCCGACAGCCTGGGCAACCTCTGGCACCATGGGGAGGATTCCAGCTGGCAGCTGCTGATGGCTAAGATAAGGCATTCTGAACTCGTCCTCTTTATTACCTGAGGAGGAATACATAGGTCACTGTAGCCACCTTCACCACCCAAGAAGCTACAATGCCTCTCTTCTACCAACCTAGCACATCCAAGCTCTAGGAAGGCAGCGGCTACCAATTCTTTGAACACAAGAACAATGCAAACCCAGACCACATTCAATCAATTGACAAGAGGGCCACACTTACTAGTTCCATTTTCATCCCCAGGGCTAGGTTCAAAAAACGTTACTTTCCTTCCGTCTCCTGGTTTCTTTACTGgagtcttaagaaagaaaaatggcagtgAGCATGGACAAGCACTGAGATCTGTGTGCATAGTCTATCATAACCCCCACTACACAAGCTCTTATGCCTGGCCATACACAGATCATGAATGCAGAGCAGGCTGTGTGTGGAGGACCAGAAACACTCTGCCAGGAAAAGATGCTGACTTGGAAGTGGTCAGCGCAGGGAGGAAGAGTCTACAGTTGGTGCTTAGCAGATATACATATTACCTAGACCATCCAGACACAGAATTCCCAAAAAGGACATGGAGGCATCTGATGAGGCAAAAATGCTTACAAGTACTCTACATGGTTCTGGAATGGGAAATCTGAAAGCCAAATCCACATATATATAAACTCCACAGGCAAATGTCTGTGTCCCAGGCACTAACTACTCAGGCAGTGGgagctgtttgtttctttttctttcatttctctctctctctctctctctctctctctctctctctctctctctctctctctctctctctctctctctctctctctctctctctctctctctctctctctctctctctctctgccgccccccccctctctctctctctcaatagggtttcttgggctggagagataactcagaggttaagagcactgactgctgttacaaaggttctgagttcaattcccagcaaccacatggtggctcataaccatctataatgagatctggtgccctcttctagccggtgggtgtatgtgcaggcagaacattgtattcctggctgttctggacttgctttgtagaccagcttggccttgaactcagagatccacctgcctctgcctctcgagtgttgggattagagatGTGGGTCATCACACCCAGCAGGGAGCTTAGTCATGAAGCAAGCTGCCAGAGCTCAAAAGCTAAATCCTACTTTAGTCTACCCCAACAGGACAATGGCTGGAGGCAGCAATGGTGGCTGATGTTCCCCTGAAGTCCTGCTAACAGAGGTAGTTGACAATATGGAATAATATTCACATGAGAATTCCCAATCTGAACTATAGATTTGGCCAATTTAACCATGCTATCTTGTCCcagaaaaaccaaagccagaTCCATAGGAGCAAAAAATACTAGGTTCTACAAGACCTCCTTTTAGCACAGATGACAGTCATATTTGTTCATTCCACTCCCAACTATTCATCAGGATGAGACAATAGAACCTCCTCCAGAAATGCATATCCAGCCCACAGGTAACACTGAAGAGGAGACTAAACCGAACCACTCCTGGGACACGGTGAACTGGACAGGAAACTCTCTCCTGCAAACACTAATCTCAATTGGACGGACCCCAGGGGCAGGCTGCTTACTGCAGGGAAGATGAAGCCTTGCCCCAGGCTTGCCCATGCAGGGAGCTAGGCCACCTGGCAGTGAGAGTCCCAGCAGTCACCTTCTCTTCTGATTTGAGTGCTGGCTTGGCAGGCTGTGCCTGGGGGACTTTGAACCCCAGGATCTCCAACATGTTCTCAGCAGCATTGCGCTTGGCCACCTTCTTATTGGTACCCGCTCCTTCTGCAGTGTGATTGCCAACCTTTACCTGcataaaacaccaaaaaaaaaagacctaaaacATGACAGGAACTAATGTGCTGCCAAAGCCCCCAGGGATGACTTTGTTAAGCTCAATTGTAATAAGTTTTTGTATAgtctggccaggcgtggtggtgtacagaAGCagtctgtcagttcgaggccagtctagtctacaaagtgagtccaggacagccaacgctacagagagaaaaatctctctctcaaaaaaaaaaaaaaaaaaaaggtgtgtgccaggtaTTTGCACAAGTTCCAGCATACTTTGTTAAAGCTGTTCCTGACCACAGGTATCTGGATGCTAAAACCAAAATCTCTGTGCCAAAACACTGAATGAGTAACAGGAAACCTTCCCTGGCCTGTGCAGACTGGCCTAGATCAGCCACTTCAGGCAAACTGCCTTTGGTCCAACTTCCTTCTACAAAATGGAtcctcattttcttgtctttgtttctgtgtttgatttttgagacagaatctcactgtgtagagcaggctggccttgaactcaagaggtCTACCTGCTTTTTGCCTCTGTACATACCACCAAGCTGAGCTACCAGCAACTCTGCTAGAGTATGGACCATCAGGGACTGTTGTGGTCAGGGAAGGGCTCCCTACGCCACAACCAACTCACCTGCATCACAAACTCCCTGCGACGTGGAAGGCCTCGTTCTGTAAGGAGCATATACTCTGGTTCCTTCTCCTTTTTTGCCTGCTGGATCTGTGCCAGTCTGCTAATAGGATTCATCCCCTGGCCATAATCTGGTGCTGTCTGTAGCTGAAAAGCAAACAATGCAGAGGCAGTGTGCTGTTACTCAGGCAGGAACCAGCCAATCCAGAGTTAGCAGATGACAGGAGTCAGGGAAGCTGATCCACATGGCTGGGGACACTAACATACTGGCAATGCCATAATGCCATATAACAAGCTGTGGGACCACACTAGGCAAGAATGATAGGGTGAATGGAATCAGGGCCATCACCTGCAGTTAGCTGAAGTCTACAAAGGGACCCATGGCCCAGCTTTCTCAATTGCTAAAACCCAGGAACTACTTGGAGCTTTTGTAAAGCCCTCAATCTGAAGACGCACCTAACTGGTAGAGGGCTTGGCCAACACACCTCAGTCAATCCTCATCattgcaaaaccaaaacaatattaCAAATTATAAAGCCTCCCACTGAGGCCCTGGAAAGGAGGCTCACAAGTCTCTGGGCACACTAGAGGTTCTTTCCTCATAGCACTTGTCGAACATTAATGGAAATGATTTTTCAGGACAACAAAGGAGTAGATGGCCTTCTTGATGCTGAAAAGGGATCAATTTGTTttgaataaagatttattttatcttatgtatatgagtgttttgtctgcatgtactaCCAAGAAGAAAGggtcagatcccccagaactgcagttacagatagtTTTAAGCCCCATGTGGTGCCCAGCATTGAACCTACATCCTCTGCTAGAGCAACCCTGACTTCTAAATGCTacaccatctctctagccctcatgGGTCAGTGTTTTCTTATAGATCCAGTAAGTTTCATCCAAACATCCAAAAGGCTTTTGGAACAGTCTCTGTGGACCCTGAGACCTTCAGCCCTGTGGTGCCACTTCCACCTTGAACCCTGAGCTACAGGTAGCTCGAGATAGCCCCAGGCTGTGATGTCCACCCCTAGAGGAATCTGACACCTAGATATGTTCCTCAACCTACTCAGTGTCCTCATCTTTACACAACCTGTGGCTAGTGTGGTATCTGTAAAGCATCCACTGTATCCATGTGTGATACTGGGCAGCAGCCAGGTCAGTACCCCTACCACTGCAACAGGCTCTCACACTGCCTGTGGATACTCAGGGGAAGGTCCTCTCACCTTGCATGTGGGTTGACTTTTCTTCTTGATTCTGGGCTTCACTCGTTCCACAGCAGGCAGAGGTGGCAGCCTCCTCAGCTGTTCCAGCACAGCCCTTGCCGCATTCTTCTTGGAGATCTTTttgcttttcccttctccttcccctacaAACTCCCCAACTGAAACCCTGGTCACAAAGTTCTTCATATGAGGTGGGCCACTCTCCCTGGCCACCTGTGTCAGAGGGAAAGACTGAGTGGAAGTGTGACAGACACTTGTTAAAAGTGCTAGGGAACACTGCTTGGCACACTAGCTTTAAAGAAGTGCAAGTGGAGAGGGCCTCTAAGGACCTCCTGTGAACACAGGTGCAGATatcaaaggagagaggaaaggacaggtAGAGCAGTGGCTTGGAAAATGAGACAACTGTCACTGTGACTTTTACCCCCACAGATGACACTGGTCATCCTCATCGACTGCCAGACCCTGGGAACAAGGATACACCTTGGGATTCTTCCCCAAAGGTCCTACATCCCAAGAGGAGAAAGGCTCCCTGCAAAGAGCATATCAACTATAGAGCCCTAAACCAATGCACAACCCCCATACCAGACAGTGGTGTTGCACAATGCTCTGAGAAGGACCCTATCAGAAGATGCACATCCTGAATCTACTCCCTTAGAACAAGAGCCACAAGACAAACTTGCAAACACACCAAGCTCATAAAAACAAAGGCTGTGAAAAATCCACAAGGATAGTGGAGAGAATGCAGGCAGAAGATACATAAGAAAGCACATTACAGCAGTGCTCAACTTCCTATATCAACATGGCTAAAAGTCTTTGCAATCAGACATTAGCTCTAAAGACAGGAATCTGGACATCACATCTACTGCATGGTCAAGCAGTTGGTCACAGTGGAGGCTAACACTGAGATGTCTTGTGCTCtcccagagagaaaaaaatcagatattgGCACCAGTGAACAAAGGACACTTGCTGTCCTGCTTTAAGCTGTTATGTCAAATTTGACATTTttgaaaaagttgaaaaaaatgttcagaaaacAAAGTGTGTCAAAGAAACAGCTATTGAGGTGAAAGGAGCCCAGAGGTGCTCACATTTAGCCTTGCAGGCATCCTTCCTAGGACAGTGTGGTCCACAGATCAAATAAAAATGCAGTTGGCTCATTATGACCTCACAGCCCACCTGACCCCTCAGCAATAATGCTACCACCTACTTACACCTAGGCTCCACCAAGCTGTCTTGGGTATGACTTAGGCTGTCTTGGTGTAAACATGTTGGCACCAGCAAGCACTGCCCTCCTGTTAAACACCTAACTCAGATTCCTAAGTGACAGACCACACATAaaactgggccaggcatggtgacgcacacctttaatcccaatactctcagggcagagacaggcggatcactgagtttgaggccagcctggtctacaaagcaagtctaggacagccaaggctatacagagaagccctgtctttaaaaacaaaaacaaaacctggctGGAATACTGTTTAATGTGCCAGATTAACGGCCACATGCAAGAGAAAAGGCAGGGCCTGCTGAATCTAACAAGAGATGTGACCATAAACCCTTCTGACTTGACTCAACACTCAAATCGATACCATCTACGGATGAGCCACAATGGTTCCATTACTACTTTCCGTGCTCTTTTGAATGCAAATGTCCCCacagtccccagttggtggcgcaTTCTGGGGAGGTCAAGGTAGATAGATTACTGGCGACAGCACTGAGGATGTACAGCCTCATCCTACTGCAGTTCACCTCTGTTCATGTTTACCATTGAAGATCTGAACTCTCAGCATGCTGCCTTTCAGCCATGATTACTGCTCTGGAAGCATAAGCACAAAGTCACTCTCCCATCTCTTTAACTGCCTTAGGcagtgttttattgcagcaaaagaaaagtaatgtatcactgggggggggggtgcacccTGATGATTCCTCAGATGGATGCTTGAGAAGTCTCAGGAGTGCTACCTATTCCTAAAAGTAGGTGTAGA
This window harbors:
- the Stau1 gene encoding double-stranded RNA-binding protein Staufen homolog 1 isoform X2; protein product: MYKPVDPHSRMQSTYSYGMRGGAYPPRYFYPFPVPPLLYQVELSVGGQPFNGKGKTRQAVKHDAAVRALRTLQNEPPPERLEMNGRESEEENLNKSEISQVFEIALKRNLPVNFEVARESGPPHMKNFVTRVSVGEFVGEGEGKSKKISKKNAARAVLEQLRRLPPLPAVERVKPRIKKKSQPTCKTAPDYGQGMNPISRLAQIQQAKKEKEPEYMLLTERGLPRRREFVMQVKVGNHTAEGAGTNKKVAKRNAAENMLEILGFKVPQAQPAKPALKSEEKTPVKKPGDGRKVTFFEPSPGDENGTSNKEDEFRMPYLSHQQLPAGILPMVPEVAQAVGVSQGHHTKDFNRAAPNPAKATVTAMIARELLYGGTSPTAETILKSNISSGHVPHGPRTRPSEQLYYLSRAQGFQVEYKDFPKNNKNECVSLINCSSHPPLVSHGIGKDVESCHDMAALNILKLLSELDQQSTEMPRTGNGPVSACGRC
- the Stau1 gene encoding double-stranded RNA-binding protein Staufen homolog 1 isoform X1 is translated as MYKPVDPHSRMQSTYSYGMRGGAYPPRYFYPFPVPPLLYQVELSVGGQPFNGKGKTRQAVKHDAAVRALRTLQNEPPPERLEMNGRESEEENLNKSEISQVFEIALKRNLPVNFESFPLTQVARESGPPHMKNFVTRVSVGEFVGEGEGKSKKISKKNAARAVLEQLRRLPPLPAVERVKPRIKKKSQPTCKTAPDYGQGMNPISRLAQIQQAKKEKEPEYMLLTERGLPRRREFVMQVKVGNHTAEGAGTNKKVAKRNAAENMLEILGFKVPQAQPAKPALKSEEKTPVKKPGDGRKVTFFEPSPGDENGTSNKEDEFRMPYLSHQQLPAGILPMVPEVAQAVGVSQGHHTKDFNRAAPNPAKATVTAMIARELLYGGTSPTAETILKSNISSGHVPHGPRTRPSEQLYYLSRAQGFQVEYKDFPKNNKNECVSLINCSSHPPLVSHGIGKDVESCHDMAALNILKLLSELDQQSTEMPRTGNGPVSACGRC